A genomic stretch from Anoplopoma fimbria isolate UVic2021 breed Golden Eagle Sablefish chromosome 8, Afim_UVic_2022, whole genome shotgun sequence includes:
- the mfsd12b gene encoding LOW QUALITY PROTEIN: major facilitator superfamily domain-containing protein 12 (The sequence of the model RefSeq protein was modified relative to this genomic sequence to represent the inferred CDS: inserted 5 bases in 4 codons; substituted 2 bases at 2 genomic stop codons), whose product MEQFVPVXRSLSVRRRGRYAEGRFLNDLCVSMXRHLLLYRRSVRGLRSTYAGVMLLIGQMADGGGGXGYESDRTACVYGKRKTWHLFGTVFVVVSFPFLFNPCLACNDGTPQWAQMVYYTPFIIIIFQLGWAAAQISHLSLIPELVSSVSDKVELTAYRYAFTVVANITVYTVAWLLFHFQSMRNVDPSITDSLGRMDKKRDVGEKXHTPSKKISIFTLSLCLCLXTLVLIMVCTGALFSLIFHVGTKEDMPASKSENQLITPSPSQDALPRPVFQWTQWLKEPSFYQVAFLYMFTRLIVNLSQTYISIYLTDSLMLPKNFIAIIPLVMNVSGFVCSPVMKPVSKLIGISITYFVGLLLVFGFATWVFMDRSMGVESVYGAAVLLGAGSATILVMSLSMTATLIGEQTQSGAFVYGSMSLADKVANGVGVVLIQSTRPGSTEACSPDCVWFYRDVMATVTXGAALAAALCLITLVIRPIRIRKS is encoded by the exons ATGGAGCAGTTTGTGCCTG GACGCTCTCTGTCGGTCCGCAGGCGGGGTCGTTACGCAGAGGGACGTTTTCTAAACGACCTGTGCGTCTCCA TGCGTCACCTGCTGCTCTACCGCCGCTCCGTGCGCGGCCTCCGCAGCACCTATGCAGGTGTGATGCTGCTGATCGGCCAGATGgcggacggggggggggg gggatatgaaTCCGACAGAACAGCGTGCGTCTACGGCAAAAGAAAAACCTGGCACCTATTTG gaactgtttttgttgttgtatctTTCCCCTTCCTTTTCAACCCCTGCCTGGCCTGTAACGACGGCACTCCTCAGTGGGCTCAGATGGTTTACTACACgcccttcatcatcatcatcttccaGCTCGGCTGGGCCGCCGCTCAGATCTCACACCTCTCCCTAATCCCAGAGCTCGTGTCCAGCGTGAGCGACAAGGTGGAGCTCACTGCGTACAG GTATGCCTTTACTGTGGTGGCCAACATCACAGTGTACACTGTGGCCTGGCTGCTCTTTCACTTCCAGTCTATGCGGAATGTGGACCCCTCCATCACAGACAGCCTGGGCCGGATGGACAAGAAGAGGGATGTCGGAGAGAAATAACACACTCCTTCAAAAAAAATCTCTATTTTTACTCTAtccctctgtctttgtctgtagACACTGGTCCTCATTATGGTGTGTACTGGAGCTTTGTTCTCCCTGATATTCCACGTCGGCACAAAAGAGGACATGCCGGCCTCAAAGAGCGAGAATCAGCTGATCACACCTTCCCCCTCGCAGGATGCTCTGCCTCGTCCTGTATTTCAGTGGACGCAATGGCTAAAGGAGCCTTCCTTCTACCAA GTGGCTTTCCTGTACATGTTCACCAGACTGATAGTCAACTTATCTCAGACCTACATCTCCATTTACCTCACCGACTCACTGATGTTACCAAAG aaCTTTATCGCCATCATACCTCTGGTGATGAATGTCAGCGGCTTTGTTTGCTCTCCAGTCATGAAACCAGTCAGCAAGCTCATAGGAATCAGT ATTACCTATTTCGTCGGCCTGTTGTTGGTGTTTGGCTTCGCCACATGGGTGTTTATGGACAGGAGCATGGGAGTTGAGAGCGTCTACGGAGCAGCGGTGCTGCTGGGAGCCGGTTCAGCTACAATCCTGGTCATGTCTCTGTCCATGACGGCCACACTCATCGGGGAGCAGACG CAAAGTGGAGCCTTTGTTTATGGATCAATGAGCCTCGCAGACAAGGTGGCTAATGGCGTGGGGGTCGTCCTCATCCAGAGCACACGACCAGGAag CACAGAGGCCTGCTCCCCAGACTGTGTTTGGTTTTATCGTGACGTCATGGCGACGGTTA GGGGTGCGGCCCTGGCTGCAGCTCTTTGCCTGATTACTCTTGTAATCCGGCCAATCAGGATACGGAAGAGCTAG